The Halostagnicola larsenii XH-48 region AACAATCGCTGCGTTGCTCCGGTTCGACCGCGCGAGAAGGGGAACCACTGTGATCGTTACGCCAGCGTCGACTCGAGATAACTGATCTGCTCTGGGTTCCCGAAGTAGGCGGGAACGTGCTCGTGGAGTTCTGCCGGTGTGCGGTCGAGGATCGATTCTTGGCCCGTTGACGAGCGGCCACCTGCGGTTTCGACGATGTGTGCGATCGGGTTAGCTTCGTACTGGAGCCGAAGGTCGCCGTTCGGACTCGACGACCGCTCGGGGTAGCCAAGCAGACCGCCGTTGACGAGCAAATGGTTGATATCTGCGACCATCGCGCCCGTATATCGGAGTTTGTAGTCGCGATGGAGCTCACGCCAGCAGTCCTCGACAGCCTCCGGCCACTCGTTTGTCGAGCCGGCGAACCCGCAAATTTCGCCCTCCGCGGGGATGGTCACCGGACTCGAGTCGACGATCGCTCCATCGTCGACGACGTATCGAGTCACCGTCTCATCGATAG contains the following coding sequences:
- a CDS encoding class 1 fructose-bisphosphatase, which translates into the protein MSERQSIVDALAAVVPHVRAEFRDGREKTRNENPSGDVQSAADRQIDQLFREQLAPLEAVGAFASEERKRVEDVGDGYSVAIDPLDGSSNLRSNNIVGTVVGVYNGSLPASGRDLIASMVVLYGPFATITAAIDETVTRYVVDDGAIVDSSPVTIPAEGEICGFAGSTNEWPEAVEDCWRELHRDYKLRYTGAMVADINHLLVNGGLLGYPERSSSPNGDLRLQYEANPIAHIVETAGGRSSTGQESILDRTPAELHEHVPAYFGNPEQISYLESTLA